In Chitinophaga oryzae, the sequence ATCTTGTCGGGGTCGTTGAATACGACGCCGGTATTCACCGAGTCGATCGGCGGATCGATCTCTATCAGCTTTTTACAACCGCTGGCAGCCAGCAACAGGACGGAAAAAAGTATAGTGACAGTACTGCGTGTATGCGTCAGGTTTACCATAAATAATTTTGCTTTAGAAGGATATGTTACAACCCAGCGTAACGGTACGGGTGCTGGGGATACCGTTCCGGATGTCAGGATCAACGCCTGCCTTGTAGTTGGTCAGCAACCACAGGTTATCAGCGCTCAGGTTGAACGCCACCTGCGACATCCCGGCTTTAGCCACTTTCGCGGCAGGCATGGCCCAGCCCAGCCGCAGGCTGTTCATCCGCAGTATGTTCACCATTTCGTAACTGGCGTCTGAATTGGAAAAGCGGTCTGCCTCCGGCGTAGCCACCGCCGTTACAGGAGGCAGCAAACCATCGGGCCTGTCCGGCGCCCATTGCCGCTCCCATTGCCAGTAACTCATATTCCTGGGCTCCGGCCCCCACATATTATACCCGATAGGCTTGTTGACACGCTGAAAACTGAAAGAAGGGTTGATGCTCCAGTTCCTGTATTGAAAGCTTGTCTGGAAACCGCCGCTGAAGCGGGGGTTCATGTCCAGGAATACGACACGGTCGTCGTCTGCCGTTCCGGGCGACACGCTGTAATTGACGTTGATTTTGCCGTCGTGGTTGGCGTCCAGATAATGGCCTTCGCCGGTGACCGGGTCCCTGCCGAGGAAATGAAACACCGCCTGGTTGTTCAGCGGCTCCCCTATCCTGTACAGCGTGGCATAAGGCGATAACTCCAGCCCGGGGTAAGACAACAGCTTATTGGATTGCAGGTTAAAGTTAGCGCTGATGTTCCAGTTAATGGTTTTCGTTTTCAGGACCGCGGCGGTAACCATAAAATCCCAACCGGCGTTCTGTACGTTTGCCACAGAGTTGGCCGTGATCGTATTAAAACCGGTGAATAACGGCAACGGGTACCCGAGCAACTGATTGTCGCAGCGGTTGCGGTACCAGTCAGCCACCACGTTGACTTTATCCCAGAGGCTGAACTCCAGCGCCAGCTCCAGCTTTTTATTTGTCTGCCAGTGGAACTGGTCGTTGGCCACAAGTGTTTCCATCAGCGGCGCCACGCCGTTATACAGCAAAGGAAAAGTCTTGATGCCGTTGGTGTACTGGGGATAAGCCCACTGCGACAGATACTGGTAGTCGCCTACACCGTCGCTGCCGGTGAGACCGTAGCTTCCCCGCAATTTCAGGAAGGTCAGCGGCTTCGGCATAATGGCCCGGGCCCATGGTTCTTCTGTGACGATCCACCCTGCCGCTACGGCCCAGAAATTACCAAACTGCTTCCCGGGGCCAAACCGGCTGCTGCCATCCCGGCGGCCGCTCAGGCTCAGCATATACCGTTCTGCCAGGTTATAATCCACCGCACCGAAAACGCCGACGTATTTATACTGTCCGCTGTTATTCTTCACCAGCAGGGAGGGCGCCGCCGCAAGGGCGTTGATCATATCGTCACTGAGGTAATTCATCCCGGAGGTATAGGTCGTTTTCGTAGTGTTAGCCTGATAGGTGCCTCCCGCCAGCACGTTCACCACACCGTTGCCAAAGGATTTGTTCCAGCGCAACTGCGGCTCTACGGTCAGGTTGTTGATATTGGTGCTGCCCAGTGTATGCGTCCCCGTAGCCTCGGAGCCGCTGACTGCCTTAGGCGCTGCAGACGCTACCGGGCTCAGATAATCGAGATTGTTCACGGAAATATTGTAGCCGATCTGCGTGGCCAGCTCCAGTCCTTCGACTAAGGTATAGGAAGCGTTAAAGCCTGCGTTGATGCGATTAGTGGTGGAAACAGAGCGCTGCTTCAACCCCTGAAAGGGGAAATTTACATTTGCTCTTTTATAGGCGGCATAGTTCAGTTTGCCCAGGCTATCGAAAGCATCTGCTTCATGCGGGCGGAGGTCGCCCTGTGCAACTATCGATCCCAGGCCGGTGTTGACAGAATTGATGTACAGCGCGCTGAAAGAGGATTTGAACCGGTTGTTCAGGCTGCGGTTATCGAGCTTCAGCAACACGCTGGCCGACTGCGCTTTGGTATTCACCGGGGTGATGTCTGTTTGTCGTGTATAGGTGCCCGACAACAGGTAGGAGCTGCTGGCTGAACCGCCCGACAACCGCGGGTTCACAGTAGTATACAAACCGGTGCCCCCATACATGTAGCGCTGCCAGTTGGTGTACCGGGTCGTGTCCATCACAAACAGTTCCGGCGCATATCCGGGCTGGCCGGGCACCTTCGAGGGCGTAAGGCCGCTGTTGGCATATGCTTCCCTGCGCATGGCCAGGTAATCCTGCGTGTTCAGATAAGGCTGATATTTCACCGCCGCTTTAATACCCTGCGACAGGTTCAGGGAAAAACGGTTCTTCCCCTGTTTGATTTTTTTGGTGGTGATGAGGATAACGCCATTAGCCCCACGGCTGCCGTAGATGGCAGTAGCGCCGGCATCTTTCAGCACTTCGATGGACTCAATATCGTTGACGCTGAGACCAAACATCAGGCTTAATCCTACTCCCATTCCCGACTGGTCAAGGCCGTCGGAGATCAGGTTGTTCTTACCATTGAACATGCGAAGCCGCGCAACGTCCTGTTGCGACAGGTCCAGCACCGTTTGCGGCACACCGTCGATCACGAACAGCGGATCGGAGGACACAAGGCCATTGATACCGTTCCGGCCACGCACCTCTATCTTCAACGGCGAGCCCGGCGAGCTGTTTGCCCGCGTGATCTGCAGCCCAGGTACCCTTCCTTCAAGCGCCAGCAGCGGATTCTGTACGGGCAGGTCCTGCAACTCTTTGCCTGATACAGTCACGATACTGCTGGTATTAAAACGTTTGCTCGTCACGCCGTAAGCTTTCACCACCACTTTGTCCAGCATATTATCCGCCGGCTTCATCACAATAGTAACGGTAGGTTTAATAACGACTACCTTATATTTTTCATAGCCTACATATGTGACGATCAGTTCTTCTCCCGGATACGCGCCTTTCAGCTCAAACTCTCCTTTTTCATTGGTGAGGGTGGTTTTCTGGCTGTAGGAAGTGGACACCGAAGCATTCTCCAACGGTCCTATCGTTTGTTCCGACAATATTTTCCCCTTTACGGTAATTGTCACGGAATCCTTTGCAGAAGAAGGCCTCTCCAGCTTGTTTTTCTGCGGCGCCGTATTGACCGACACTACTTTGTCCGTCACTTCATAACGATAGGTCGTGTGTTCAAAAATGCGCCGCAGGGAAGTGCCTATATCGGCATTTTTCAGCGATACGGTGATCAGCGGGCTGTTTTGCCGCAGATGCTCCGGGTATACGAAATAATAGCCGGTTTGTTTCTCCACCTCCCTGCACACTTTTTCAAGCGGCATCCGGGTGGCGTTTAAGGTGACAGTTTGGGCGGAAAGAGAGAGAGCTGGCAGCAGGACGCAGAACAGCAGGCCGATGATCAGGCTGCCGCGGCGCATACTACCTCCCCGGGCGGCGTCGGAGCGCCGCCGGTTGACATTGTTCGGTTGTTGCATGTAACTAAACTTCGCTTAGATAATTGGTTGTTTTTATCACGGCGCTACCGTGACCGTTTTTCCGGATATGCTGAAATGCACCCATCCGGTAGACTCCAGCACTTTTAATACTGCGGATAATTTCATATTGCGGGGGATCTTTCCCACAAACTGTTGTTCGATTTTTCCCCGGTATATGATCTCCACGTCATACCAACGGGCGATCTGCTGCATAATTTCTTCAATACCCGCGCCTTCCAGCGAGAACAGCCCTTCTTTCCATGCCAGGGCGGCTTCCAGGTTGGCAGCACGTACCACCGGCGACATGCCGCGTGCGGTCACCACCTGCTGCGACGGCTGCAGGACCACCTGTCCGCCTTTTCCGGACACGCGCACTTTTCCGTTCACAAGGGTGGTAACATTATTTTGCTGGTCAGCATAGGCGTTCACGTTAAAGGCGGTGCCCAGCACGGTGATGTCGGCAGGCTGTTCACCACCGGTCTTCACAAGAAAGTGTTTGTCAGCCTGCGGCGCTACTTCAAAATAAGCCTCACCGCTCAGTTCCACTACCCGCTCCTGCCCCGTGAAAGCAGTCGGGTAACGCAGCGAAGAAGCTGCGTTGAGCCATACCCGTGTGCCGTCGGGCAACACTACCTGATACTGTCCGCCACGGGGAGTGGTGATGGCATTAAATACGGCAGCTGCCTCTTTGGCCGCACCCACCGGCTCGTATTGCAATGTTCCCTCAGCCGTCTTCTTCACTACTGCCTGTTGCTGACGGGCAAGTGTTCCGTTAGCGGCACT encodes:
- a CDS encoding SusC/RagA family TonB-linked outer membrane protein; the encoded protein is MQQPNNVNRRRSDAARGGSMRRGSLIIGLLFCVLLPALSLSAQTVTLNATRMPLEKVCREVEKQTGYYFVYPEHLRQNSPLITVSLKNADIGTSLRRIFEHTTYRYEVTDKVVSVNTAPQKNKLERPSSAKDSVTITVKGKILSEQTIGPLENASVSTSYSQKTTLTNEKGEFELKGAYPGEELIVTYVGYEKYKVVVIKPTVTIVMKPADNMLDKVVVKAYGVTSKRFNTSSIVTVSGKELQDLPVQNPLLALEGRVPGLQITRANSSPGSPLKIEVRGRNGINGLVSSDPLFVIDGVPQTVLDLSQQDVARLRMFNGKNNLISDGLDQSGMGVGLSLMFGLSVNDIESIEVLKDAGATAIYGSRGANGVILITTKKIKQGKNRFSLNLSQGIKAAVKYQPYLNTQDYLAMRREAYANSGLTPSKVPGQPGYAPELFVMDTTRYTNWQRYMYGGTGLYTTVNPRLSGGSASSSYLLSGTYTRQTDITPVNTKAQSASVLLKLDNRSLNNRFKSSFSALYINSVNTGLGSIVAQGDLRPHEADAFDSLGKLNYAAYKRANVNFPFQGLKQRSVSTTNRINAGFNASYTLVEGLELATQIGYNISVNNLDYLSPVASAAPKAVSGSEATGTHTLGSTNINNLTVEPQLRWNKSFGNGVVNVLAGGTYQANTTKTTYTSGMNYLSDDMINALAAAPSLLVKNNSGQYKYVGVFGAVDYNLAERYMLSLSGRRDGSSRFGPGKQFGNFWAVAAGWIVTEEPWARAIMPKPLTFLKLRGSYGLTGSDGVGDYQYLSQWAYPQYTNGIKTFPLLYNGVAPLMETLVANDQFHWQTNKKLELALEFSLWDKVNVVADWYRNRCDNQLLGYPLPLFTGFNTITANSVANVQNAGWDFMVTAAVLKTKTINWNISANFNLQSNKLLSYPGLELSPYATLYRIGEPLNNQAVFHFLGRDPVTGEGHYLDANHDGKINVNYSVSPGTADDDRVVFLDMNPRFSGGFQTSFQYRNWSINPSFSFQRVNKPIGYNMWGPEPRNMSYWQWERQWAPDRPDGLLPPVTAVATPEADRFSNSDASYEMVNILRMNSLRLGWAMPAAKVAKAGMSQVAFNLSADNLWLLTNYKAGVDPDIRNGIPSTRTVTLGCNISF
- a CDS encoding FecR family protein, which produces MSISLSEKDQRQLDTMERIAELLHRRLQQRITAAEAGELERWLAAQSPAARQFYESIQEWPALEKALLSMEQVDEKAALQEVWDRIGTIAPQKETVVRKMSWWRIAAAVVVLLTGIGMLWKHYAPRPPDSLPIAARYQGEALPGGNRATLQLADGSIITLDSAANGTLARQQQAVVKKTAEGTLQYEPVGAAKEAAAVFNAITTPRGGQYQVVLPDGTRVWLNAASSLRYPTAFTGQERVVELSGEAYFEVAPQADKHFLVKTGGEQPADITVLGTAFNVNAYADQQNNVTTLVNGKVRVSGKGGQVVLQPSQQVVTARGMSPVVRAANLEAALAWKEGLFSLEGAGIEEIMQQIARWYDVEIIYRGKIEQQFVGKIPRNMKLSAVLKVLESTGWVHFSISGKTVTVAP